From one Colletotrichum destructivum chromosome 3, complete sequence genomic stretch:
- a CDS encoding Putative kinesin-like protein — MWASQRQRYCAIIDELKLSLRGLSLVDRLLPPVVNEMPSLYSSASTPSLRSHDGPVKMDGGGNVRVVVRVRAFLPREVERGAECLVEMDPITQQTTLLVPNDDDPANAKAKTRKIIEEKSFTFDNSFWSHDINDKYYAHQEEVYNSLGEEFLDHNFEGYHTCIFAYGQTGSGKSYTMMGTPDQPGLIPRTCEDLFERIEAAQNETPNISYNVRVSYFEVYNEHVRDLLVPVVPHQPPYYLKIRESPTEGPYVKDLTEVPVRNLNEILRYMTMGDRSRTVASTRMNDTSSRSHAVFTIMLKQIHHDMETDETTERSSRIRLVDLAGSERAKATEATGQRLREGSNINKSLTTLGRVIGALADAKPGSRKRSKDVVPYRDSILTWLLKDSLGGNSKTAMIACIAPSDYEETLSTLRYADQAKRIRTRAIVNQDQISSAERDAQIVAMAEEIRVLQLSVSESRRREKDTKEQEEKLEEYQNHVATMQRMMEERSLVAEGKIRSLQTENEALRLHLKLALESLKNPIPAVTIKSPQPEGAEGETQGDRSAASGDKDDADDGESLYDDSDDTAYDSDVMEDSADDMQEYMRSLLSDLGMFRRKIGDDKERWVGENAALAGKVGV, encoded by the exons ATGTGGGCTTCACAACGACAACGATACTGCGCAATTATCGACGAACTGAAGCTGAGCTTGCGCGGACTATCTCTTGTCGATCGACTGCTGCCGCCAGTTGTTAATGAGATGCCGTCTCTATACTCGTCTGCCTCAACCCCGTCGCTGCGGTCGCACGATGGACCGGTCAAGATGGACGGGGGAGGCAAtgtccgagtcgtcgtccGGGTTCGGGCGTTTCTGCCCAGAG AGGTTGAACGCGGTGCCGAGTGCCTGGTAGAGATGGACCCCATCACCCAGCAGACGACATTGCTTGtgcccaacgacgacgaccctGCGAATGCGAAGGCGAAGACCAGAAAGATCATCGAGGAGAAGTCGTTCACATTCGACAATTCGTTCTGGAGTCACGACATCAATGACAAGTACTACGCGCACCAGGAAGAGGTCTACAACAGCCTGGGCGAGGAGTTTCTCGATCACAACTTCGAAGGCTACCACACATGCATCTTTGCCTACGGCCAGACAGGTTCCGGCAAGAGTTACACGATGATGGGCACGCCCGACCAGCCAGGCTTGATACCTCGAACGTGCGAGGATCTCTTCGAGCGTATTGAGGCTGCGCAGAACGAGACGCCCAACATCTCCTATAACGTCAGAGTCTCCTACTTTGAGGTGTACAATGAGCACGTCCGCGACCTGCTGGTCCCGGTTGTGCCCCACCAGCCACCTTACTATCTCAAGATCAGAGAGTCGCCTACGGAGGGGCCGTACGTGAAGGATCTGACCGAGGTGCCGGTCCGAAATCTGAACGAGATACTACGGTACATGACCATGGGAGACAGGTCGAGAACCGTGGCCAGCACCCGGATGAACGACACAAGTAGCCGCAGCCACGCGGTCTTCACCATCATGCTCAAGCAGATCCATCACGATAtggagacggacgagacgACGGAGCGCAGCTCGCGCATTCGACTGGTCGATCTAGCGGGCAGCGAGCGTGCCAAGGCAACCGAAGCAACGGGCCAGCGACTTCGCGAGGGTagcaacatcaacaagtcGCTGACGACGCTCGGTCGAGTGATAGGAGCGCTCGCCGATGCGAAGCCGGGCTCGAGGAAACGTAGCAAGGACGTTGTCCCGTACCGAGACTCGATCCTCACGTGGCTGCTGAAGGACTCGCTGGGCGGCAAcagcaagacggccatgatcGCCTGCATCGCGCCGTCGGACTACGAAGAAACCTTGTCGACGCTTCGCTACGCAGACCAGGCCAAGCGGATCCGCACGCGTGCCATCGTCAACCAGGACCAGATCTCGTCGGCGGAACGCGACGCCCAGatcgtggccatggcggaggaAATCCGCGTGCTCCAGTTGTCGGTGTCGGagtcgcggcggcgggagaaGGACACCAAGGAGCAGGAAGAGAAGCTGGAGGAATACCAGAACCACGTCGCGACGATGCAGCGCATGATGGAGGAGCGCAGTCTCGTGGCGGAGGGCAAGATCCGCAGCCTGCAGACGGAGAACGAAGCGCTGCGACTGCACCTCAAGCTTGCGCTCGAGAGCCTCAAGAACCCAATCCCAGCCGTCACGATCAAGTCGCCGCAGCCGGAGGGAGCAGAAGGCGAGACTCAAGGGGACAGATCGGCGGCGTCAGgggacaaggacgacgcTGACGATGGCGAGTCATTGTACGACGACTCAGACGACACGGCTTACGACTCGGACGTCATGGAGGACAGTGCCGATGACATGCAGGAATACATGCGCAGCCTGCTGAGCGATCTGGGCATGTTCCGCCGGAAGATTGGAGATGACAAGGAGCGCTGGGTCGGGGAGAATGCGGCCTTGGCGGGTAAGGTGGGTGTCTAG
- a CDS encoding Putative PPPDE peptidase domain, armadillo-like helical, PUL domain, Thioredoxin, with protein MDVHLLVYDLSRGLARQMSQSMLGFHLDAIYHTSIQLNGREYVYDGGIVAITPGSSHLGQPMERVFLGKTELPMVVIEEFLESLRPIFTVEAYDLWKHNCNNFSDSLAQFLLGKGIPEHIIKMPDAVLSSPMGRMLMPQLNQTINSSRQNGSILGIQNNRSANDYSSSQQPTTQQAKVRLVHSSQELDDVLEAANNSCAIVLFTSATCPPCRVISPVFDELSAEGGDKAAFIKVDVSQLIPLPGKNYPRATPTFITYLHGEKEKEWAGADPAALRGNVQLLLQMAWPRHPHEFLNLPSFSNSDAKPVLFSKVPPLVKLLGKMGSTANEPAVQGIKLFVEARGTQGAAAAILPNMSEVSTFVQNSIQCLPVEVLFTVVDLFRCGLVDARFSGYFAEERGHKTVLAILNFVNSHSECPYALRLVTLQMACNFFSTPLFPEEILRNEALRAPIIQLISSSFLDDSHNNVRVSASSLMFNLALFSNKARREKSANVLPEGDMVELVASVLEAIGQEESSPEALQGMLLALGNLVYCTPVDGEVSDLMRAMDAEDTILGKKKQFPNEKMIAEVGFELMGKGLRRP; from the exons ATGGACGTGCATCTCTTGGTGTACGATTTGTCCCGGGGCTTAGCCAGGCAAATGTCACAAAGTATGCTCGGATTCCATCTCGACGCAATCTACCACACATCGATCCAACTCAACGGCCGCGAATATGTTtacgacggcggcatcgtggCTATCACTCCGGGGTCGTCTCACCTGGGACAGCCCATGGAGCGGGTCTTCCTCGGCAAGACAGAATTGCCTATGGTTGTGATTGAAGAATTCCTGGAATCACTCAGGCCAATATTTACAGTTGAG GCCTACGACTTGTGGAAACACAATTGCAACAATTTCTCAGATTCGCTTGCCCAATTCCTGCTTGGGAAGGGCATTCCGGAACACATTATTAAGATGCCTGACGCTGTGCTTAGTTCCCCAATGGGGAGAATGCTTATGCCTCAACTGAACCAAACGATCAACTCCAGCAGACAAAACGGCTCAATCCTTGGAATTCAAAACAACCGTTCCGCCAACGACTATAGCTCGTCACAGCAGCCCACTACACAACAGGCGAAGGTCAGACTTGTTCACAGCTCTCAAGAGCTAGACGATGTACTCGAGGCTGCAAATAATTCCTGCGCTATCGTCCTCTTCACCTCCGCAACCTGCCCGCCGTGCAGAGTAATCTCGCCTGTGTTTGACGAACTGTCCGCAGAAGGGGGCGATAAAGCTGCTTTCATCAAGGTCGACGTTTCTCAGCTCATACCGCTTCCCGGGAAGAACTACCCCCGGGCAACCCCTACTTTCATCACGTATTTGCacggagagaaggagaaggagtgGGCAGGTGCTGATCCCGCTGCTCTTCGAGGCAATGTCCAGCTCTTGCTGCAGATGGCCTGGCCGCGACACCCTCATGAGTTTCTCAACCTACCAAGCTTCTCCAACTCTGATGCGAAGCCAGTGCTGTTCTCCAAGGTACCACCGCTGGTCAAGCTGCTGGGCAAGATGGGTTCAACGGCAAATGAGCCAGCCGTCCAGGGGATCAAGCTTTTTGTCGAGGCCCGAGGCACGCAGGGCGCAGCAGCCGCCATTCTTCCAAACATGAGCGAAGTCTCGACATTTGTGCAAAATTCGATCCAATGCCTCCCCGTCGAGGTGCTAttcaccgtcgtcgacctcttccGATGCGGGCTCGTGGACGCCAGGTTCAGCGGATActtcgccgaggagcggGGGCACAAGACTGTCTTGGCTATTCTCAATTTTGTCAACTCTCACAGCGAGTGTCCCTACGCCTTGCGGTTAGTAACGCTGCAGATGGCATGCAATTTCTTCTCGACGCCACTATTCCCGGAAGAGATTCTGCGGAACGAGGCCTTGCGGGCTCCGATCATCCAGTTGATATCGTCAAGTTTTCTTGATGACAGTCACAACAATGTCCGCGTGTCTGCCTCCTCGCTTATGTTCAACCTGGCGTTGTTTAGCAACAAAGCAAGACGAGAGAAGTCGGCGAACGTGCTGCCAGAGGGCGATATGGTCGAGCTGGTTGCGTCGGTGTTGGAGGCCATAGGACAGGAGGAGTCCTCTCCGGAGGCCCTGCAGGGAATGCTTCTCGCATTAGGCAACTTGGTGTACTGCACACCAGTTGATGGTGAGGTGTCAGACCTGATGAGGGCAATGGATGCAGAAGATACGATtttggggaagaagaagcagttCCCAAATGAGAAGATGATAGCAGAGGTGGGATTTGAACTTATGGGAAAGGGACTTAGACGACCTTGA
- a CDS encoding Putative nucleoside phosphatase GDA1/CD39: protein MRRTSVSLPTKQSARDPHEKPGRFAPAQQNTGLFAALRKMSQAQKTRWMRTGAIAFFVVFLFWYLSPRGVNVYDGGVSRGGAGGQVPTDASYGTEKCTQSSSKSKPIVQYVLMIDAGSTGSRIHVYKFNNCGSTPELEHEEFKMTEKSVGGLSKYKDDPEAAAATLDVLMDVAMQNVPDKLKSCSPVAVKATAGLRMVGTENADKILAAVRNRLETKYPFPVVAKEQNGVAIMDGADEGVYAWITTNYLLGKIGGPDKSPTAAVFDLGGGSTQIVFEPTFKGAADGGMPEKLAEGDHKYDLAFGGQKFELYQHSHLGYGLMSARKAVHKTLVQEIYESKKPDDGWVKQPIVHPCIAPGMVREVEVELDDNHPLGKTVTFNMTGPSQAAPAQCRNLAEKILKKDEGCKLAPCSFNGIHQPSLAKTFSREDVYIFSYFYDRTKPLGMPDSFTLREMHDLANSVCGGENSWDLFASIPGALKELQGRPEHCLDLNFMMALLHTGYEMPIDREVKIAKKIKGNELGWCLGASLPLLSPNSGWKCRIDQVN from the exons ATGCGAAGAACTTCTGTGTCGCTGCCGACGAAGCAATCCGCCCGAGATCCACACGAGAAACCCGGTCGATTCGCACCTGCTCAACAGAATACTGGTCTGTTCGCAGCGCTGAGAAAGATGTCTCAAGCCCAGAAGACGAGGTGGATGAGGACAGGCGCcatcgccttcttcgtcgtcttcctcttctggTATCTGTCCCCCAGAGGCGTCAACGTCTACGACGGTGGAG TCTCCAggggcggcgctggcggccaaGTCCCCACGGATGCCTCCTACGGCACCGAAAAGTGCACCCAGTCCAGCTCCAAGTCGAAGCCTATCGTCCAGTACGTTTTGATGATCGACGCCGGCAGCACGGGCTCCCGGATCCATGTCTACAAGTTCAACAACTGCGGCTCCACTCCCGAACTCGAGCACGAAGAGTTCAAGATGACTGAGAAGTCGGTCGGCGGTCTGAGCAAGTACAAGGACGACCCCGAGGCTGCCGCTGCGACTCTCGACGTCTTGATGGATGTCGCCATGCAGAACGTCCCTGATAAGCTCAAGTCCTGCAGCCCCGTCGCGGTGAAAGCAACGGCCGGACTTCGCATGGTCGGAACCGAGAATGCCGACAAGATTCTTGCGGCCGTCCGCAACCGTCTCGAGACCAAGTACCCcttccccgtcgtcgccaaggagcaGAATGGAGTTGCAATCATGGACGGTGCCGACGAGGGTGTTTATGCCTGGATCACGACCAACTACCTCCTCGGCAAGATTGGCGGTCCCGACAAGAGTCCCACTGCCGCCGTtttcgacctcggcggtggGTCGACCCAGATTGTCTTCGAGCCCACCTTTAAGGGGGCTGCGGACGGAGGCATGCCAGAGAAGCTCGCGGAGGGTGACCACAAGTACGACCTTGCTTTCGGCGGACAAAAGTTTGAGCTCTACCAGCACTCCCATCTCGGATATGGCTTGATGAGCGCCCGCAAGGCTGTTCATAAGACCTTGGTCCAGGAGATCTACGAGAGCAAGAAGCCCGACGACGGTTGGGTCAAGCAGCCCATTGTCCACCCTTGCATCGCCCCCGGCATGGTCagggaggtcgaggtcgagctggaTGACAACCACCCTCTCGGCAAGACGGTGACCTTCAACATGACTGGCCCCTCTCAGGCTGCCCCTGCTCAGTGCCGCAACCTCGCCGAGAAGATTttgaagaaggacgagggctGCAAGCTCGCTCCATGCTCCTTCAACGGTATCCATCAGCCCTCGCTGGCCAAGACCTTTAGCCGTGAGGATGTCTACATCTTCTCCTACTTCTACGACCGTACCAAACCCCTCGGCATGCCCGACTCCTTCACCCTTCGCGAGATGCACGACCTTGCCAACTCCGTCTGTGGTGGCGAGAACTCGTGGGATTTGTTCGCTAGTATTCCTGGCGCGCTCAAGGAGCTCCAGGGCCGCCCGGAGCACTGCCTCGACCTCAACTTCATGATGGCCCTCCTCCACACCGGATACGAGATGCCCATCGATCGCGAGGTCAAGATTgccaagaagatcaaggGCAATGAGCTGGGCTGGTGCCTCGGTGCTAG TTtgcctcttctctctcccaaCTCCGGCTGGAAATGCAGGATCGACCAGGTCAACTAG
- a CDS encoding Putative chlI/MoxR, AAA lid domain-containing protein: MADEADLLTKVHSLSDLELAALLCLVNREHCIVSTPPVALNELIEELQLIATKTFGLSCAVVDCTPQTTLEDFASSILTAPSPTATRSGSPLRTRNEASYFFSRSGISPLTSVTASSPTGPGGAVSSSIANVVLARNLNHAPKAVQIQVLELLRTRRIFTRTSVQTAPKHFLFVAALAAESGGKAHVTLHLNDYFFIAHWHDPDDGFANLDEAYEATDGAETASTESVVKKSINGDMLAVREDPVLSESDIAALAKLSREVSINVDVLRYQMNIVTYMRMHRAVAGGIEPVATKHLDQLLKCLAPLHRLDYVTPALVHLAIRKVYLHRIRIVHPRQERSMQWGSQLEAIESILEGIGAEDVIEDVIGMVAAPL; encoded by the exons ATGGCGGATGAAGCAGATCTTTTGACCAAGGTCCACAGCCTGAGCGACCTTGAGCTCGCCGCCCTGTTGTGCTTGGTCAACCGAGAACACTGCATCGTCAGCACTCCGCCCGTTGCCCTCAACGAACTCATCGAGGAGCTCCAACTT ATCGCAACCAAGACGTTTGGTCTGAGTTGTGCCGTCGTGGACTGCACTCCGCAAACCACCCTAGAGGACTTCGCATCCTCAATCCTTACAGCCCCATCACCCACAGCAACGAGATCAGGCTCGCCCCTCCGCACCCGCAATGAAGCTTCCTACTTCTTTTCCCGTTCGGGTATCTCCCCTTTGACCTCCGTCACCGCCTCCAGCCCGACTGGCCCCGGCGGTGCGGTTAGTTCCTCCATCGCCAACGTTGTCCTGGCGCGGAACCTCAATCATGCCCCCAAGGCCGTGCAGATAcaggtcctcgagctgctccgtACCCGCCGCATCTTCACCCGTACCTCCGTCCAGACTGCCCCTAAGCACTTCCTCTTCGTAGCTGCtctggccgccgagagcgGGGGTAAGGCCCATGTCACGCTCCATCTGAACGACTACTTCTTTATCGCCCACTGGCACGACCCTGACGATGGCTTTGCCAACTTGGATGAGGCGTATGAGGCCACCGATGGTGCCGAGACCGCCAGTACCGAAAGTGTGGTTAAGAAGAGCATCAACGGGGACATGCTGGCCGTCAGGGAGGATCCAGTTCTGAGCGAAAGT GACATCGCCGCACTCGCAAAGCTCAGCCGAGAGGTGAGCATCAATGTAGACGTGCTGCGCTACCAGATGAACATCGTAACGTACATGAGGATGCACCGCGCAGTCGCTGGCGGCATTGAACCAGTCGCAACAAAGCACCTCGACCAGTTGCTGAAGTGTCTCGCTCCGTTGCACCGTCTAGACTACGTCACGCCTGCGCTCGTTCACTTGGCTATTAGGAAGGTCTACCTGCATCGAATCCGGATTGTGCACCCCCGCCAGGAGAGGAGCATGCAGTGGGGCAGTCAGCTGGAAGCCATCGAGTCCATACTCGAAggcatcggcgccgaggatgttATTGAAGACGTGATAGGTATGGTGGCAGCGCCACTTTGA
- a CDS encoding Putative small GTP-binding protein: MSSRKKVLLKVIILGDSGVGKTSLMNQYVNKKFSASYKATIGADFLTREVLVDDRQVTMQLWDTAGQERFQSLGVAFYRGADCCVLVYDVNNSKSFDALDSWRDEFLIQASPRDPDNFPFVVLGNKIDVEESKRVISTKRAMTFCQSKGGIPYFETSAKEAINVEQAFEVIARNALAQEESEEFSGDYQDVINIPIENPRDGCSC, from the exons ATGTCATCGAGAAAGAAGGTCCTTCTCAAG GTCATTATCCTTGGCGACAGCGGTGTCGGCAAGACGAGTTTGATGAACCAATAT GTCAACAAGAAGTTTAGTGCAAGCTACAAGGCCACTATCGGCGCCGATTTTCTGACGCGCGAggttctcgtcgacgaccgccAGGTGACGATGCAG CTGTGGGATACGGCGGGACAGGAGCGCTTCCAGTCGCTGGGCGTGGCCTTTTACCGCGGTGCCGACTGTTGCGTGCTTGTTTACGATGTCAACAACTCGAAGAGCTTCGATGCTCTGGACAGCTGGAGAGACGAATTCCTGATCCAGGCTTCGCCGCGAGACCCCGATAACTTTCCATTT GTCGTTCTTGGGAACAAGATTGATGTCGAGGAGAGCAAGAGAGTG ATCTCGACCAAGCGCGCGATGACCTTTTGCCAGTCCAAGGGTGGAATCCCATACTTCGAGACCAGCGCAAAGGAGGCCATCAACGTCGAGCAGGCGTTTGAAG TCATCGCGCGgaacgccctcgcccaggagGAGTCTGAAGAGTTCAGCGGGGACTACCAGGATGTCATCAACATCCCTATCGAGAACCCTCGGGACGGATGCTCTTGCTAA